TGACTGAAATTCGGTGAAATTCTGTTTGATTTtgagtttgatttattttaaaatcctaCCGTACACAAGGCCAAAGGCTAAGCTGCCCTTTCCATGCAGACAGAGGGTTGCGGGGCCGAGGAAATGTACACAGTTTCCCTGAATaaaccaggttgctgctgtGAGAGGTGGTGttgggccagcagggggcagtcttctCTCTGAGATGAGTAAATCCCATcgcagtgatggggacactgtgctgtcgCAGGTGCCGTCCTTCAGACCGAGGTCACTGAGAGAAGTGAAATCAGGCCACAGAGACTGATAACTTCCACAGTTCTATTTATTGCACATACAGAAATATAGACTTCAAAAGTATATAAATCTAAATGGAATGGTTTGGATAAGCttggaaaaatactgaaaataaagctgcattttaccagaccccccacccccccaccccacactaCAGCTGGGGAATTTCTCTATGGTATCGTAAAGGGGTACTAACTGGTCTCCAAATTAAAACTGAGTTTCTCTGCAGTTCCCAGCAGAGTTAAGCTTCCAAAGGCAATAAAGCCCCCCCACAGGCAACACTGTCCCTCCCAACACTGCCAAAGCGTTCGATATTCCTCACTTGTTCCTCACTGCAATTCCAGCATTTGCCACATGGTGGCACCATAACCACAAAACACAGATGTCTGTCCATGATGATGACCAGGATGGTGAGTCTCTCCGAGTCTGTTTCCATGCAGCCAAAAGCTCTCAATTCCACAGTGTGGGAGGGTGTTTTCTCACTGTCTTCATCCTTCTTCCCTTTCTGTAACAGAGATGACCTTCTGCCttgagaggggggaggggttcgGAGATGAGGGCGGGGGGCTGGGAAAGGGTGTGGCAGGGCGGGGTTAGTGGTTCTCGTCTCGAATTTCTTCCAGGATTCTGGTGAGGCTTTCCAGGCCAAACAGGTAGCCTTTATCTGGCCCACTGTGCACAGTCCGATCGTCACGGAAACCTTCAAAGGTGCTGTGAGCGAAGTCAATCATACGCACATCCACacgggggggcggggcctggtCCGgcaaggggagggggcagtCCGCGGGGGCGCTGGGGGGCTCTGTGGGGGCAGGGTCAGAAGCAGGCGGGGCCCCATCGTAGATGATGAGCAGCGAGCTGGAGTAGAAGCGGTAGGAAGCCTGTCCCCGCAGCAGCGCCTGCAGGCTGCGCAGTTTGCGCAGAATGGGCTTGAACAGGTCTCTGCGCAGCTGCAACCCGTCCTGCAGGAACTGCGACAGCGTCTGCCGGAAGCCCTCCTCCGACAGCCCCCGCCCGTAGTACTTATTCCTGCACAGGTAGTGGCCTGTGTCCACCTGGTACACCTGAGGGTGAGAGCACAAACAGGACTGACTGCACAGCtggaacaggtgtgtgtgtgtgtgtgtgtgtgtgtgtgtgtgtgtgtgtgtgagtgtgtgagtgtgtgagtgtgtgtgtgagtgtgtgtgtgtgtgtgagtgtgtgagtgtgtgtgagtgtgtgagtgtgtgtgtgtgtgtgtgagtgtgtgtgagtgtgtgtgagtgtgtgtgagtgtgtgagtgtgtgtgtgtgtgtgagtgtgtgtgtgtgtgtgtgtgtgtgtgtgtgtgtgtgtgtgagtgtgagtgtttgtgtgtatgtgtgtgagagtgtgtgtgtgtgtgtgagtgtgtgtgtgtgtgtgtgtgtgtgtgtgtgtgtgtgtgtgtgagtgtgtgagtgtgtgtgtgtgtgtgtgtgtgtgtgtgtgtgtgtgagtgtgtgtgtgtgtgtgtgtgtgtgtgtgtgtgtgtgtgagtgtgtgtgtttgtgtgagtgtgtgtgtgtgtgtgtgtgtgtgtgtgtgtgtgtgtgtgtgtgtgtgtgtgtgtgtgagagtgtgtgtgtgtgtgtgtgtgtgtgtgtgtgagtgtgtgtgtgtgtgtgtgtgtgtgtgtgtgtgtgtgtgtggtacctGCATGCCGCAGACGCGCACTCCCAGTGATGCAGAGGTGCTCTGCAGGCACTTCCTCCTCTGCCGCGCTGCCTTGTCCTCGGACGCGTCGTCGCCGTGCTGCCTGGTGCCCATCTTCAGGTCCAGGATGCAGGGCCGGCTGAAGCCGTGCACCACGTTCTCCAGCAgcaggaattctgggaaatcaCTGCGTCAAGGAGCTCCGTGACCACAGCAAACTGCAGCCCTGCGCCTGCCCTGCTGTGAGGGCCTCTCTGTGCTCaagctgtgtgtctgactctctGTGCTaaagctgtgtgtctgactctctGTGCTAaagctgtgtgtctctgactctctgtgctaaagctgtgtgtctgactctctGTGCTAaagctgtgtgtctctgactctctgtgctaaagctgtgtgtctgactctctACGCTaaagctgtgtgtctgacttTGTGCTAAAGCTGTGTGCCTCTGACTGTGCTAAAGCTGTGTGC
This portion of the Megalops cyprinoides isolate fMegCyp1 chromosome 7, fMegCyp1.pri, whole genome shotgun sequence genome encodes:
- the LOC118780862 gene encoding inositol hexakisphosphate kinase 1-like, producing MCPAHAAEAGRPGGARGRAGGVLLEPFLHQVAGHTCMMRYDDHTVCKPLITREQRFYESLPPDMREFTPEFKGVVLVCFEGDSDGYINLVAYPYEEREGLDLEDTPEHDQLRQKYSRRSLHRANSDHKGEQDSREAEDTEGCDRLILVSSYRLQLHGLHAVEGNGSPRSEKVGHNPWSLRCHRQQLNRMRSESKDRKFYKFLLLENVVHGFSRPCILDLKMGTRQHGDDASEDKAARQRRKCLQSTSASLGVRVCGMQVYQVDTGHYLCRNKYYGRGLSEEGFRQTLSQFLQDGLQLRRDLFKPILRKLRSLQALLRGQASYRFYSSSLLIIYDGAPPASDPAPTEPPSAPADCPLPLPDQAPPPRVDVRMIDFAHSTFEGFRDDRTVHSGPDKGYLFGLESLTRILEEIRDENH